In the genome of Ammoniphilus sp. CFH 90114, the window ACAAAGCCAGTGACATTCATTTTGACCCACATGAAACGAAGCTCGTGATCCGGTTTCGAATGGATGGTGAACTACATACGGAGAGAACCTTGCCGAAGCATATGCAAAGTGTTCTTACTGCAAGAATTAAGATTATGGCTAATCTTAATATTACGGAACAACGGATACCGCAGGATGGTAGAATTAAAATTAACTTGGAATTTCATCCTATAGATCTTCGCGTCTCGACTCTCCCCACGGTTTATGGGGAGAAAATTGTTTTGCGAGTTCTTGACTTAGGAAGCTCTTTAAATGATCTTGATAAACTAGGGTTTAATAAGCTTCACCTGGAGCGTTACCAAGATTTAATCAAACGTCCGAATGGGATCATCCTCATAACAGGCCCTACAGGCTCGGGGAAGTCGGCAACGCTTTATGCCACTCTGAATCGGCTGAATACCGATAGCGTTAATATCATTACGATTGAGGATCCAGTGGAATACCAGTTGGAGGGAGTCAATCAGCTTCAAGTAAATGCAAATGTGGGTATGACCTTTGCTAAGGGGTTGCGGGCTATCCTTCGACAAGATCCAAACATTATTATGGTCGGGGAGATCAGGGATACAGAGACAGCTGAAATTGCTATTCGTGCTGCACTCACAGGGCATTTGGTTTTAAGCACCCTTCATACCAATGATGCGATTGGAACGATTACTCGTCTTGTCGATATGGGAATAGAGCCTTTTCTTGTAGCCTCTTCTGTTTCTGGTATTGTGTCTCAACGATTAATTCGTAAGGTTTGTCGAGATTGTCGGCAGGTTCGTCCTCCTTCAGAGCGTGAAAAAGACATCTTTGCCAAGCGAGGGTTGACGATAGATCGCATTGCCTATGGCAAAGGATGCGGAACATGTAACGATACCGGTTTTAAGGGACGTATTGCTATTCATGAGATCCTCATCTTAGATGATGAGGTTCGAAAGATGATTATGAATGAAAAGCCGATCACGACCATTCGAGATTATGCCATACGAAATGGGATGGTCTTTCTTTTGGATGACGGATTGCTGAAAGTCAAGCAAGGCCTTACCACAACCGAAGAGATTCTTCGTGTTGCAATCCAGGATTAGCAGGTGGTGTGATGAAGGAACAACTTGAGAAACTATTGCAGATGGTCATCCAGCATAAAGCTTCAGACTTGCATTTAACGGTCGGCATGCCACCCGTCCTTCGCCAGCATGGGATACTTAAAGCTTACGGAAAACACTCTTTAAGTCATGATGACACGGAGTCGATGGCTAAAGTAATGATTCCGGATGAACGCTGGGGATATTTTCTGGAAAAGGGTGAAATCGATTTATCCTACAATCTGTTGGATGGCAGCCGTTTTAGGGTCAATATATTTCGCCAGCGATCCGCAGTTAGCTTAGCTATTCGTGCGATTCCGTATTCCATTCCCACGCTAGAAGACTTATGTATGCCTGAAGTCTTGAAGGGGATCGCTGCGAAGCCGCAAGGGTTGGTCCTGGTGACAGGACCAACAGGAAGCGGAAAATCAACTACTCTTGCTTCTGTGTTAGATTTTATCAATCAGAATATGAGAAAGCACATTATTACCCTGGAAGATCCGATTGAATATCTACACCGTCATAAAAACTGCCTGATTGACCAAAGAGAAATTGGCACAGATACCCAGAGTTTTGCCAATGGACTTCGCGCAGCACTAAGACAGGATCCGGATGTCATTCTCGTAGGAGAGATGAGAGATCTTGAG includes:
- a CDS encoding GspE/PulE family protein, producing the protein MKQTRKRLGDLLIEAELITEEQLQKALKDKSPTQRLGDALLQQGLITEQQLIEVLEFQLGIPHVTLFRYPIDASLTHLVSKDFVKRNLLMPLKREGDKLFVAMADPMDYFAIDDLRLTTGFQIEPAIAAKDEILKAINKYYQMDATMEEFMVDLPTKIVGEEQRVTEEDSPIVKLVNQILLSAVQHKASDIHFDPHETKLVIRFRMDGELHTERTLPKHMQSVLTARIKIMANLNITEQRIPQDGRIKINLEFHPIDLRVSTLPTVYGEKIVLRVLDLGSSLNDLDKLGFNKLHLERYQDLIKRPNGIILITGPTGSGKSATLYATLNRLNTDSVNIITIEDPVEYQLEGVNQLQVNANVGMTFAKGLRAILRQDPNIIMVGEIRDTETAEIAIRAALTGHLVLSTLHTNDAIGTITRLVDMGIEPFLVASSVSGIVSQRLIRKVCRDCRQVRPPSEREKDIFAKRGLTIDRIAYGKGCGTCNDTGFKGRIAIHEILILDDEVRKMIMNEKPITTIRDYAIRNGMVFLLDDGLLKVKQGLTTTEEILRVAIQD
- a CDS encoding type IV pilus twitching motility protein PilT, which gives rise to MKEQLEKLLQMVIQHKASDLHLTVGMPPVLRQHGILKAYGKHSLSHDDTESMAKVMIPDERWGYFLEKGEIDLSYNLLDGSRFRVNIFRQRSAVSLAIRAIPYSIPTLEDLCMPEVLKGIAAKPQGLVLVTGPTGSGKSTTLASVLDFINQNMRKHIITLEDPIEYLHRHKNCLIDQREIGTDTQSFANGLRAALRQDPDVILVGEMRDLETISTAITAAETGHLVLATLHTTDAPSTIDRIIDVFPAAQQPQVRFQLASVLVSIISQRLFPTVDRQGRRVATEVLINNSAVANLIRNEKIHQIPSIMQTSRALGMHTLEMSIGELLHHRIISREAAEPYLKDGSL